Proteins encoded together in one Microplitis mediator isolate UGA2020A chromosome 7, iyMicMedi2.1, whole genome shotgun sequence window:
- the LOC130671633 gene encoding uncharacterized protein LOC130671633 isoform X1: protein MTFLDAINSLWDWSPWDWGNRVETIWKTSMSRKKTDGNFEQNIKTVLSWVVVSRIVISHIYTLTYILNLYPILMWCQRKMLLSWMIISAFKNFILEVIVFIVVILLYIEGNISEFLFGTVIIDKLISLAIAAHNWFTINSFYMKLKEIDQRKLMRMNQRTPLAFNVMIGMSMRHLRLDEIDSFHFKKRQKFISVPNLENLGIYSSTEFGDEYKRIRPSKSLNTISLLSIRYLDTGENSFNTDDSSLTISERVIKILGISNNYVENILSRNGQKSNGLSYKKFKSSNNPLQLKNIDNTDQSSVCSSDDRSANIEKNLNDGMNINPTSRDKFIENYSEWSEQWTMNNILNKKEVTDDSYSKNIDRTISVKDNYCQWSSDSESCDNLSHYDFGENLSINKNSSKLKLQEVESKPKVISSSHRNEQENVNEKLPKKKNNFIDESVEAIEDDKIIFTTWIRDLIYVEILKKEVGLFEDNNDDIAKRVILKNTGTDSKALTEVQTQTQTDDEKWPSVNSNQINFVTVNTINLSEVNGNEYSKYSSDYINLLMKSSDNKKSFEITREQEDKELKALKAYNEITLWKDKRKKDLERLKKAPIESISLSKNKFEMKNHPGKEIVRKKSGENSGFKKLTKNLNINLLHNKNNKNLQTRRKLDRSRATVNIPNLQSLKIDDFKISKFDNKIDILKNDTNALNSKISAAASPIQKSTGLLYTETDIKTKIANINWSLFSNNDDSLHKKPRSNQKFDYRRTGFDFIDDRDIVTLLQSAFSFDSRENDRGFYLGPASTELYSVTNSDQIPNVFNEIIKAARLTIVRHECPHYSSTREIDFGDDYLSDLQTFGKNDNQQYYESIKVPQVTEIIRDNNDTNDTAPNLKQKEIFLMDYWFQKYKELVLDSNKLNSQKLAELAGLPGFYLFKKLISQINCSLMVSISTVVSMESIESDHAATTSRTFDESSNPEIYGTAESPDNIFDENQIEGQDIDTLISGESEHMNETYQNMRIYDDDCNWSDESNTFLNFTDKRSEVSLGNGSNMSEFTEE from the exons ATGACATTTTTAGACGCC ATAAATAGTTTATGGGATTGGAGTCCATGGGATTGGGGAAATCGAGTTGAAACAATTTGGAAAACTTCAATGTCACGAAAAAAAACAGATggaaattttgaacaaaatattaaaactg ttttatctTGGGTGGTTGTATCACGAATAGTTATTTCACATATTTATacattaacatatattttaaatttatatccaaTACTAATGTGGTGTcaaagaaaaatgttattatccTGGATGATAATCAgtgcattcaaaaattttattctggaAGTCATTGTATTTATAGTCGTAATATTACTTTACATCGAAGGAAATATATCTGAGTTTTTATTTGGCACAGTTATTATCGacaaattaatatcactag CTATAGCAGCCCACAATTGGTTTACCATAAATTCATTCTACATGAAACTCAAGGAGATTGATCAAAGAAAACTAATGAGAATGAATCAGCGCACTCCACTTGCTTTCAACGTCATGATAGGAATGTCTATGAGACACCTGCGGTTGGATGAAATTGACAGTTTCCACTTCAAAAAGCGGCAAAAGTTCATAAGTGTCCCGAACTTGGAAAATTTAGGCATCTATTCATCAACGGAATTCGGTGATGAATACAAACGTATCAGACCGTCTAAGTCCTTAAACACAATATCATTATTGTCAATCCGGTATCTTGATACTGGAGAAAATTCGTTCAATACCGATGATTCGAGTCTCACTATTTCCGAAAGGGTTATTAAAATCCTCGGTATCTCAAACAATTATGTCGAGAATATTTTATCAAGGAATGGTCAGAAGTCAAACGGACttagttacaaaaaatttaagtcatcAAATAATCCATTGCAATTAAAGAATATCGATAATACTGACCAATCATCCGTTTGTTCTTCTGATGACCGGAGCGccaacattgaaaaaaatttgaatgacgGAATGAACATCAATCCAACTTCgagagataaatttattgaaaattattccgAGTGGTCTGAGCAATGGACTATGaacaatattttgaataaaaaagaagTAACTGATGATagttattctaaaaatatagACAGAACTATTTCCGTAAAAGACAATTACTGCCAGTGGTCATCCGACAGTGAAAGTTGTGACAATTTATCACATTATGATTTTGGAGAAAATTTgagtatcaataaaaattcaagtaaattaaaattacaagaaGTAGAATCAAAACCAAAAGTCATTTCTTCTAGTCATCGTAATGAGCAAGAAAATgtcaatgaaaaattaccaaaaaaaaaaaataattttattgatgaatcTGTCGAAGCGATAGaagatgataaaataatttttacaacttgGATCCGTGATTTGATTTAcgttgaaattttgaaaaaagaagTCGGTTTATTTGAAGACAATAATGACGATATTGCGAAGcgagttattttaaaaaatactggGACAGATTCAAAAGCTTTAACGGAAGTGCAAACGCAGACGCAAACTGATGATGAAAAATGGCCTAGTGTTAATagtaatcaaataaattttgttactgTAAATACTATTAATTTATCTGAAGTTAACGGAAACGAATATTCCAAATATAGTTctgattatattaatttattgatgaaGTCAtcggataataaaaaatccttTGAAATTACACGGGAACAAGAGGACAAAGAACTTAAAGCGTTAAAAGCTTATAATGAGATCACACTTTGGAAAGATAAGAGAAAGAAAGATCTGGAGAGATTGAAAAAAGCTCCGATAGAAAGTATTTCtttgtcgaaaaataaatttgaaatgaaaaatcatcCGGGTAAAGAAATCGTGCGTAAAAAATCTGGAGAAAATAGcggatttaaaaaactaacaaAAAATCTAAACATTAATTTgttgcataataaaaataacaagaatTTACAAACACGCCGTAAATTAGACAGATCTAGAGCCACTGTAAATATTCCTAATTTGcaatcattaaaaattgacgatttcaaaatatcgaaatttgacaataaaatagatattttgaaaaatgacacCAACGCATTGAATAGCAAAATATCGGCAGCAGCTTCTCCAATtcaaaaatctactggattaTTGTATACAGAAACAGACATAAAAACCAAAATAGCAAATATAAATTGgtcattattttcaaataatgatGATAGTTTACATAAAAAACCTAGAtctaatcaaaaatttgattatagaCGAACGGGATTTGATTTTATTGACGATAGAGACATAGTAACTTTATTACAAAGTGCGTTTTCTTTTGACTCTCGCGAAAACGACCGTGGGTTTTATTTAGGACCCGCTTCAACAGAACTGTATTCTGTGACAAATTCTGATCAAATTCCAAATgtgtttaatgaaattattaaagctGCGCGTCTTACTATTGTACGGCATGAATGCCCGCACTATTCATCAACACGAGAGATTGATTTTGGAGATGATTATCTTAGTGATTTACAAACTTTTGGTAAAAATGATAATCAGCAGTATTACGAAAGTATCAAAGTTCCACAAGTTACTGAAATAATACGCGACAATAATGATACTAATGATACTGCACCAAATTTAAAGCaaaaagaaatctttttaatGGATTATTGGTTCCAAAAATACAAAGAACTTGTACTTGATTCAAATAAACTCAACTCTCAAAAGTTGGCAGAACTTGCGGGCCTGCCGGGTTTTtatcttttcaaaaaattgatcaGTCAAATAAACTGTTCATTGATGGTTTCAATTTCTACTGTAGTGTCAATGGAATCTATTGAATCAGATCATGCAGCAACAACTTCGCGAACATTTGATGAGTCATCAAATCCAGAAATTTATGGAACTGCCGAAAGTCCCgacaatatttttgatgaaaatcaAATAGAGGGACAGGATATTGACACACTAATTAGTGGTGAAAGTGAACATATGAACGAAACTTACCAAAATATGAGAATTTATGACGATGACTGCAATTGGTCAGATGAATCCAAtacgtttttaaattttacagacAAAAGAAGCGAAGTCTCTTTAGGAAATGGCAGCAATATGTCTGAATTTACTGAagaataa
- the LOC130671633 gene encoding uncharacterized protein LOC130671633 isoform X2 translates to MKLKEIDQRKLMRMNQRTPLAFNVMIGMSMRHLRLDEIDSFHFKKRQKFISVPNLENLGIYSSTEFGDEYKRIRPSKSLNTISLLSIRYLDTGENSFNTDDSSLTISERVIKILGISNNYVENILSRNGQKSNGLSYKKFKSSNNPLQLKNIDNTDQSSVCSSDDRSANIEKNLNDGMNINPTSRDKFIENYSEWSEQWTMNNILNKKEVTDDSYSKNIDRTISVKDNYCQWSSDSESCDNLSHYDFGENLSINKNSSKLKLQEVESKPKVISSSHRNEQENVNEKLPKKKNNFIDESVEAIEDDKIIFTTWIRDLIYVEILKKEVGLFEDNNDDIAKRVILKNTGTDSKALTEVQTQTQTDDEKWPSVNSNQINFVTVNTINLSEVNGNEYSKYSSDYINLLMKSSDNKKSFEITREQEDKELKALKAYNEITLWKDKRKKDLERLKKAPIESISLSKNKFEMKNHPGKEIVRKKSGENSGFKKLTKNLNINLLHNKNNKNLQTRRKLDRSRATVNIPNLQSLKIDDFKISKFDNKIDILKNDTNALNSKISAAASPIQKSTGLLYTETDIKTKIANINWSLFSNNDDSLHKKPRSNQKFDYRRTGFDFIDDRDIVTLLQSAFSFDSRENDRGFYLGPASTELYSVTNSDQIPNVFNEIIKAARLTIVRHECPHYSSTREIDFGDDYLSDLQTFGKNDNQQYYESIKVPQVTEIIRDNNDTNDTAPNLKQKEIFLMDYWFQKYKELVLDSNKLNSQKLAELAGLPGFYLFKKLISQINCSLMVSISTVVSMESIESDHAATTSRTFDESSNPEIYGTAESPDNIFDENQIEGQDIDTLISGESEHMNETYQNMRIYDDDCNWSDESNTFLNFTDKRSEVSLGNGSNMSEFTEE, encoded by the coding sequence ATGAAACTCAAGGAGATTGATCAAAGAAAACTAATGAGAATGAATCAGCGCACTCCACTTGCTTTCAACGTCATGATAGGAATGTCTATGAGACACCTGCGGTTGGATGAAATTGACAGTTTCCACTTCAAAAAGCGGCAAAAGTTCATAAGTGTCCCGAACTTGGAAAATTTAGGCATCTATTCATCAACGGAATTCGGTGATGAATACAAACGTATCAGACCGTCTAAGTCCTTAAACACAATATCATTATTGTCAATCCGGTATCTTGATACTGGAGAAAATTCGTTCAATACCGATGATTCGAGTCTCACTATTTCCGAAAGGGTTATTAAAATCCTCGGTATCTCAAACAATTATGTCGAGAATATTTTATCAAGGAATGGTCAGAAGTCAAACGGACttagttacaaaaaatttaagtcatcAAATAATCCATTGCAATTAAAGAATATCGATAATACTGACCAATCATCCGTTTGTTCTTCTGATGACCGGAGCGccaacattgaaaaaaatttgaatgacgGAATGAACATCAATCCAACTTCgagagataaatttattgaaaattattccgAGTGGTCTGAGCAATGGACTATGaacaatattttgaataaaaaagaagTAACTGATGATagttattctaaaaatatagACAGAACTATTTCCGTAAAAGACAATTACTGCCAGTGGTCATCCGACAGTGAAAGTTGTGACAATTTATCACATTATGATTTTGGAGAAAATTTgagtatcaataaaaattcaagtaaattaaaattacaagaaGTAGAATCAAAACCAAAAGTCATTTCTTCTAGTCATCGTAATGAGCAAGAAAATgtcaatgaaaaattaccaaaaaaaaaaaataattttattgatgaatcTGTCGAAGCGATAGaagatgataaaataatttttacaacttgGATCCGTGATTTGATTTAcgttgaaattttgaaaaaagaagTCGGTTTATTTGAAGACAATAATGACGATATTGCGAAGcgagttattttaaaaaatactggGACAGATTCAAAAGCTTTAACGGAAGTGCAAACGCAGACGCAAACTGATGATGAAAAATGGCCTAGTGTTAATagtaatcaaataaattttgttactgTAAATACTATTAATTTATCTGAAGTTAACGGAAACGAATATTCCAAATATAGTTctgattatattaatttattgatgaaGTCAtcggataataaaaaatccttTGAAATTACACGGGAACAAGAGGACAAAGAACTTAAAGCGTTAAAAGCTTATAATGAGATCACACTTTGGAAAGATAAGAGAAAGAAAGATCTGGAGAGATTGAAAAAAGCTCCGATAGAAAGTATTTCtttgtcgaaaaataaatttgaaatgaaaaatcatcCGGGTAAAGAAATCGTGCGTAAAAAATCTGGAGAAAATAGcggatttaaaaaactaacaaAAAATCTAAACATTAATTTgttgcataataaaaataacaagaatTTACAAACACGCCGTAAATTAGACAGATCTAGAGCCACTGTAAATATTCCTAATTTGcaatcattaaaaattgacgatttcaaaatatcgaaatttgacaataaaatagatattttgaaaaatgacacCAACGCATTGAATAGCAAAATATCGGCAGCAGCTTCTCCAATtcaaaaatctactggattaTTGTATACAGAAACAGACATAAAAACCAAAATAGCAAATATAAATTGgtcattattttcaaataatgatGATAGTTTACATAAAAAACCTAGAtctaatcaaaaatttgattatagaCGAACGGGATTTGATTTTATTGACGATAGAGACATAGTAACTTTATTACAAAGTGCGTTTTCTTTTGACTCTCGCGAAAACGACCGTGGGTTTTATTTAGGACCCGCTTCAACAGAACTGTATTCTGTGACAAATTCTGATCAAATTCCAAATgtgtttaatgaaattattaaagctGCGCGTCTTACTATTGTACGGCATGAATGCCCGCACTATTCATCAACACGAGAGATTGATTTTGGAGATGATTATCTTAGTGATTTACAAACTTTTGGTAAAAATGATAATCAGCAGTATTACGAAAGTATCAAAGTTCCACAAGTTACTGAAATAATACGCGACAATAATGATACTAATGATACTGCACCAAATTTAAAGCaaaaagaaatctttttaatGGATTATTGGTTCCAAAAATACAAAGAACTTGTACTTGATTCAAATAAACTCAACTCTCAAAAGTTGGCAGAACTTGCGGGCCTGCCGGGTTTTtatcttttcaaaaaattgatcaGTCAAATAAACTGTTCATTGATGGTTTCAATTTCTACTGTAGTGTCAATGGAATCTATTGAATCAGATCATGCAGCAACAACTTCGCGAACATTTGATGAGTCATCAAATCCAGAAATTTATGGAACTGCCGAAAGTCCCgacaatatttttgatgaaaatcaAATAGAGGGACAGGATATTGACACACTAATTAGTGGTGAAAGTGAACATATGAACGAAACTTACCAAAATATGAGAATTTATGACGATGACTGCAATTGGTCAGATGAATCCAAtacgtttttaaattttacagacAAAAGAAGCGAAGTCTCTTTAGGAAATGGCAGCAATATGTCTGAATTTACTGAagaataa
- the LOC130671634 gene encoding protein yellow-like isoform X2 — protein MFRGITNVVPLLMSMTLLGLREFNAQNVQNFPSHQDLELPLSFNNDNPNTMYKVATSSSLNADILNSMRFGRLVETFRTSSENQFTTQSIFGINDINVPNRDIEPPLQSFPEEPIPGAAMELIYAWKTVDYEFASDVAREQALLEKSFIPENNMPLGIEFWRDKVFITLPKWRPGVPATLTTVPRYTATKSPKLRPYPSWGWHYQGSCGGMTSVFRIQVDECDRLWVLDSGSINLTETPKKVCPPAIFIFDLKTDRLLKRYQIPDDQVKEDSLWSNIVVDIRNGDCNSAKAYLSDVWRFAMIIYDLSKDTSFRIQHHFFFPNPFASKYELHGIRFQWMDGILGLALSPIDVNNDRILYFHPMSSFSEFAVSTAVLVDQETAESNPESFAPVGEKRAKDFGHSSGSAIDKNGVMFFNMVTRDSVWCWDTRKEYLPHNLGLVGVSNETLVFPNDIRIDNEERQSFWTISNRLPMFLYGPWNPNDINFRVYRAYVDEAVKDTVCDPNYVVPASEINYDQTC, from the exons atgttCCGTG GTATCACAAACGTCGTACCCCTGTTGATGTCAATGACATTACTTGGTCTTAGAGAATTCAATGctcaaaatgttcaaaattttccgaGTCATCAAGATCTTGAGTTACCGCTTTCTTTCAATAATGACAACCCAAATACAATGTACAAAGTG GCTACTTCAAGTTCTTTAAATGCTGATATATTGAACTCAATGCGATTCGGACGCTTAGTTGAAACATTTCGTACTTCTAGTGAAAATCAATTTACAACGCAATCTATTTTTGGTATCAATGATATAAATGTACCCAATAGAGATATTGAACCACCTCTGCAAAGTTTTCCAGAAGAACCAATTCCTGGTGCAGCTATGGAACTG atTTATGCATGGAAGACAGTAGACTATGAGTTTGCCAGTGATGTGGCTCGTGAACAAGCATTATTAGAGAAGTCGTTTATTCCAGAAAACAATATGCCGTTAGGTATTGAATTTTGGCGAGATAAAGTATTTATAACACTTCCAAAATGGAGACCAGGAGTTCCGGCGACGCTGACTACAGTACCGAGATACACGGCTACAAAAAGTCCAAAACTCCGACCTTATCCTAGTTGGGGATGGCATTATCAag gttctTGTGGTGGTATGACATCAGTCTTTCGAATTCAAGTAGATGAATGTGATCGACTTTGGGTTTTAGATTCAGggtcaataaatttaacagaaaCACCTAAAAAAGTTTGTCCACcagccatttttatttttgatttaaaaacagACAGACTACTAAAAAGATATCAAATACCAGATGATCAAGTCAAAGAAGATTCACTTTGGTCAAATATCGTTGTAGATATTCGTAACGGTGATTGTAATTCTGCAAAAGCTTATCTCTCAGACGTATGGCGTTTTGCAATGATAATATACGATTTATCAAAAGATACATCGTTTAGAATCCAACATCACTTCTTCTTTCCCAACCCTTTTGCATCAAAATACGAATTACACGGTATTCGTTTTCAATGGATGGATGGAATTCTCGGACTAGCGTTAAGTCCAATAGACGTTAACAATGACAGGATTCTTTATTTCCATCCAATGTCTAGCTTTAGTGAATTCGCGGTATCAACTGCAGTGTTAGTCGATCAAGAAACAGCGGAATCAAATCCTGAAAGCTTCGCACCCGTCGGTGAGAAAAGAGCCAAAGATTTTGGTCACTCTTCAGGGTCAGCTATTGATAAAAACGGGGTTATGTTTTTCAATATGGTCACCAGAGATTCCGTATGGTGTTGGGATACAAGAAAAGAATATTTGCCTCATAATTTGGGGTTAGTTGGAGTCAGTAATGAAACTCTTGTATTTCCAAATGACATAAGAATTGATAATGAAGAGAGACAAAGTTTTTGGACCATTTCAAATAGGCTGCCAATGTTTTTGTACGGCCCATGGAATCcaaatgatattaattttagagTGTACAGAGCTTATGTTGACGAAGCTGTCAAAGATACTGTTTGTGATCCTAATTATGTTGTACCAGCAAGTGAAATAAATTACGACCAGACTTGTTAA
- the LOC130671634 gene encoding protein yellow-like isoform X1, whose translation MKRKKQKIDRNFSEENLSFEKSDEILPNWGDTFFDYHDFSWKRSPFSQYNFHGYNEIRITNVVPLLMSMTLLGLREFNAQNVQNFPSHQDLELPLSFNNDNPNTMYKVATSSSLNADILNSMRFGRLVETFRTSSENQFTTQSIFGINDINVPNRDIEPPLQSFPEEPIPGAAMELIYAWKTVDYEFASDVAREQALLEKSFIPENNMPLGIEFWRDKVFITLPKWRPGVPATLTTVPRYTATKSPKLRPYPSWGWHYQGSCGGMTSVFRIQVDECDRLWVLDSGSINLTETPKKVCPPAIFIFDLKTDRLLKRYQIPDDQVKEDSLWSNIVVDIRNGDCNSAKAYLSDVWRFAMIIYDLSKDTSFRIQHHFFFPNPFASKYELHGIRFQWMDGILGLALSPIDVNNDRILYFHPMSSFSEFAVSTAVLVDQETAESNPESFAPVGEKRAKDFGHSSGSAIDKNGVMFFNMVTRDSVWCWDTRKEYLPHNLGLVGVSNETLVFPNDIRIDNEERQSFWTISNRLPMFLYGPWNPNDINFRVYRAYVDEAVKDTVCDPNYVVPASEINYDQTC comes from the exons GTATCACAAACGTCGTACCCCTGTTGATGTCAATGACATTACTTGGTCTTAGAGAATTCAATGctcaaaatgttcaaaattttccgaGTCATCAAGATCTTGAGTTACCGCTTTCTTTCAATAATGACAACCCAAATACAATGTACAAAGTG GCTACTTCAAGTTCTTTAAATGCTGATATATTGAACTCAATGCGATTCGGACGCTTAGTTGAAACATTTCGTACTTCTAGTGAAAATCAATTTACAACGCAATCTATTTTTGGTATCAATGATATAAATGTACCCAATAGAGATATTGAACCACCTCTGCAAAGTTTTCCAGAAGAACCAATTCCTGGTGCAGCTATGGAACTG atTTATGCATGGAAGACAGTAGACTATGAGTTTGCCAGTGATGTGGCTCGTGAACAAGCATTATTAGAGAAGTCGTTTATTCCAGAAAACAATATGCCGTTAGGTATTGAATTTTGGCGAGATAAAGTATTTATAACACTTCCAAAATGGAGACCAGGAGTTCCGGCGACGCTGACTACAGTACCGAGATACACGGCTACAAAAAGTCCAAAACTCCGACCTTATCCTAGTTGGGGATGGCATTATCAag gttctTGTGGTGGTATGACATCAGTCTTTCGAATTCAAGTAGATGAATGTGATCGACTTTGGGTTTTAGATTCAGggtcaataaatttaacagaaaCACCTAAAAAAGTTTGTCCACcagccatttttatttttgatttaaaaacagACAGACTACTAAAAAGATATCAAATACCAGATGATCAAGTCAAAGAAGATTCACTTTGGTCAAATATCGTTGTAGATATTCGTAACGGTGATTGTAATTCTGCAAAAGCTTATCTCTCAGACGTATGGCGTTTTGCAATGATAATATACGATTTATCAAAAGATACATCGTTTAGAATCCAACATCACTTCTTCTTTCCCAACCCTTTTGCATCAAAATACGAATTACACGGTATTCGTTTTCAATGGATGGATGGAATTCTCGGACTAGCGTTAAGTCCAATAGACGTTAACAATGACAGGATTCTTTATTTCCATCCAATGTCTAGCTTTAGTGAATTCGCGGTATCAACTGCAGTGTTAGTCGATCAAGAAACAGCGGAATCAAATCCTGAAAGCTTCGCACCCGTCGGTGAGAAAAGAGCCAAAGATTTTGGTCACTCTTCAGGGTCAGCTATTGATAAAAACGGGGTTATGTTTTTCAATATGGTCACCAGAGATTCCGTATGGTGTTGGGATACAAGAAAAGAATATTTGCCTCATAATTTGGGGTTAGTTGGAGTCAGTAATGAAACTCTTGTATTTCCAAATGACATAAGAATTGATAATGAAGAGAGACAAAGTTTTTGGACCATTTCAAATAGGCTGCCAATGTTTTTGTACGGCCCATGGAATCcaaatgatattaattttagagTGTACAGAGCTTATGTTGACGAAGCTGTCAAAGATACTGTTTGTGATCCTAATTATGTTGTACCAGCAAGTGAAATAAATTACGACCAGACTTGTTAA
- the LOC130671634 gene encoding protein yellow-like isoform X3 — protein sequence MFRITNVVPLLMSMTLLGLREFNAQNVQNFPSHQDLELPLSFNNDNPNTMYKVATSSSLNADILNSMRFGRLVETFRTSSENQFTTQSIFGINDINVPNRDIEPPLQSFPEEPIPGAAMELIYAWKTVDYEFASDVAREQALLEKSFIPENNMPLGIEFWRDKVFITLPKWRPGVPATLTTVPRYTATKSPKLRPYPSWGWHYQGSCGGMTSVFRIQVDECDRLWVLDSGSINLTETPKKVCPPAIFIFDLKTDRLLKRYQIPDDQVKEDSLWSNIVVDIRNGDCNSAKAYLSDVWRFAMIIYDLSKDTSFRIQHHFFFPNPFASKYELHGIRFQWMDGILGLALSPIDVNNDRILYFHPMSSFSEFAVSTAVLVDQETAESNPESFAPVGEKRAKDFGHSSGSAIDKNGVMFFNMVTRDSVWCWDTRKEYLPHNLGLVGVSNETLVFPNDIRIDNEERQSFWTISNRLPMFLYGPWNPNDINFRVYRAYVDEAVKDTVCDPNYVVPASEINYDQTC from the exons atgttCC GTATCACAAACGTCGTACCCCTGTTGATGTCAATGACATTACTTGGTCTTAGAGAATTCAATGctcaaaatgttcaaaattttccgaGTCATCAAGATCTTGAGTTACCGCTTTCTTTCAATAATGACAACCCAAATACAATGTACAAAGTG GCTACTTCAAGTTCTTTAAATGCTGATATATTGAACTCAATGCGATTCGGACGCTTAGTTGAAACATTTCGTACTTCTAGTGAAAATCAATTTACAACGCAATCTATTTTTGGTATCAATGATATAAATGTACCCAATAGAGATATTGAACCACCTCTGCAAAGTTTTCCAGAAGAACCAATTCCTGGTGCAGCTATGGAACTG atTTATGCATGGAAGACAGTAGACTATGAGTTTGCCAGTGATGTGGCTCGTGAACAAGCATTATTAGAGAAGTCGTTTATTCCAGAAAACAATATGCCGTTAGGTATTGAATTTTGGCGAGATAAAGTATTTATAACACTTCCAAAATGGAGACCAGGAGTTCCGGCGACGCTGACTACAGTACCGAGATACACGGCTACAAAAAGTCCAAAACTCCGACCTTATCCTAGTTGGGGATGGCATTATCAag gttctTGTGGTGGTATGACATCAGTCTTTCGAATTCAAGTAGATGAATGTGATCGACTTTGGGTTTTAGATTCAGggtcaataaatttaacagaaaCACCTAAAAAAGTTTGTCCACcagccatttttatttttgatttaaaaacagACAGACTACTAAAAAGATATCAAATACCAGATGATCAAGTCAAAGAAGATTCACTTTGGTCAAATATCGTTGTAGATATTCGTAACGGTGATTGTAATTCTGCAAAAGCTTATCTCTCAGACGTATGGCGTTTTGCAATGATAATATACGATTTATCAAAAGATACATCGTTTAGAATCCAACATCACTTCTTCTTTCCCAACCCTTTTGCATCAAAATACGAATTACACGGTATTCGTTTTCAATGGATGGATGGAATTCTCGGACTAGCGTTAAGTCCAATAGACGTTAACAATGACAGGATTCTTTATTTCCATCCAATGTCTAGCTTTAGTGAATTCGCGGTATCAACTGCAGTGTTAGTCGATCAAGAAACAGCGGAATCAAATCCTGAAAGCTTCGCACCCGTCGGTGAGAAAAGAGCCAAAGATTTTGGTCACTCTTCAGGGTCAGCTATTGATAAAAACGGGGTTATGTTTTTCAATATGGTCACCAGAGATTCCGTATGGTGTTGGGATACAAGAAAAGAATATTTGCCTCATAATTTGGGGTTAGTTGGAGTCAGTAATGAAACTCTTGTATTTCCAAATGACATAAGAATTGATAATGAAGAGAGACAAAGTTTTTGGACCATTTCAAATAGGCTGCCAATGTTTTTGTACGGCCCATGGAATCcaaatgatattaattttagagTGTACAGAGCTTATGTTGACGAAGCTGTCAAAGATACTGTTTGTGATCCTAATTATGTTGTACCAGCAAGTGAAATAAATTACGACCAGACTTGTTAA